The Sporomusa termitida genome has a window encoding:
- a CDS encoding DUF969 domain-containing protein has product MTLLGIVVVIIGFALRFNPLLVVVAAGIVTGLAGGLSMERILTIFGEAFVKNRYLPLFLLTLPVIGLLERNGLKEQALSIIGKIKAATTGRLLILYLFIREVAAAVGLTALGGHAQLVRPLIAPMAEAAAENKFGPLPENTRNKIKAFSASADNVGLFFGEDIFIAFGAVLLMKGFYEQHGIFLEPLQIALWGIPTAIAAFIIHGTRLFLLDRAIQREVQQALTGSPGAKELNNHAN; this is encoded by the coding sequence ATGACTCTTCTGGGGATTGTTGTCGTTATTATTGGGTTTGCCCTGAGGTTTAACCCGCTGCTGGTAGTTGTCGCCGCCGGTATTGTCACCGGCCTGGCCGGGGGATTGTCCATGGAAAGGATTCTCACTATCTTTGGCGAAGCCTTTGTGAAAAACCGCTATCTGCCCTTATTCCTGCTTACGTTACCGGTTATCGGCCTGTTGGAGCGCAACGGTTTAAAAGAGCAGGCCTTGTCTATAATCGGTAAAATTAAGGCTGCCACTACCGGGCGCCTCCTGATTCTGTATCTGTTTATCCGGGAGGTTGCTGCTGCCGTCGGCCTGACGGCTTTAGGCGGCCATGCCCAGCTGGTGCGGCCGCTCATTGCCCCCATGGCCGAGGCGGCGGCGGAAAATAAATTCGGGCCGCTGCCGGAAAATACCCGGAACAAAATTAAAGCGTTTTCGGCCTCGGCCGACAATGTGGGTCTCTTTTTTGGTGAAGACATCTTTATTGCCTTTGGTGCGGTTTTATTGATGAAAGGGTTTTATGAGCAGCACGGCATCTTCCTGGAGCCTTTACAAATAGCCCTGTGGGGGATTCCCACGGCGATTGCCGCTTTTATTATTCATGGTACCCGCCTGTTTTTGCTGGACCGCGCTATTCAGCGGGAAGTACAGCAGGCGCTTACCGGCAGCCCCGGTGCAAAGGAGTTGAACAACCATGCTAATTAG
- a CDS encoding Na/Pi cotransporter family protein, translated as MLNILLGLALLLGGISVMRYGLKKALWHRLQGVLGKLTKTPGRGLVLGTITAALFQSSTTVCLITIGLVSADYMSFRQALGIILGANIGTCSTVQLVSLSVPIEYILPLLSLSLLLCIWAKQRNLGLALTGLLSMFAGLELLVTGISGLAQMSEMTEYLVLANSQPLYGIWGGILATLMFQSSSAATVLLMLLADMGLVDISTAAYVIYGNNIGSCVSSVVFSAAAPVAARRVAMSHILLNVLGVIVFFPLTHWLISAAGLFTDDFSGQVAVIHTLFNIISSLMILPVFNQFAKLICLLIPGR; from the coding sequence ATGCTGAATATCCTGCTGGGGCTGGCCCTGCTGCTGGGCGGTATTTCTGTCATGCGCTACGGGTTGAAAAAGGCCTTATGGCACCGGCTGCAGGGGGTGCTGGGAAAGCTGACCAAGACGCCGGGCCGGGGCCTGGTGCTGGGGACGATTACGGCCGCTTTATTCCAGAGCAGCACCACCGTGTGCCTGATTACCATCGGCCTGGTGAGCGCCGACTATATGTCTTTCCGCCAGGCGCTGGGGATCATCCTGGGCGCCAATATCGGCACCTGCTCCACCGTTCAGCTGGTAAGCCTGTCGGTGCCGATAGAATATATCCTGCCGCTGCTGTCGCTGTCGCTCCTGCTGTGCATCTGGGCCAAACAGCGCAACCTGGGGCTGGCTCTCACCGGCTTATTAAGCATGTTTGCCGGGCTGGAGCTGCTGGTAACCGGGATTTCCGGTCTGGCGCAAATGAGTGAAATGACCGAATATCTGGTTTTGGCTAATTCCCAGCCCCTGTATGGGATTTGGGGCGGCATTCTGGCAACCCTGATGTTTCAATCCAGCAGTGCCGCTACCGTGCTGCTAATGCTGCTGGCCGATATGGGGCTTGTTGATATCAGTACTGCCGCCTATGTAATCTATGGCAATAATATCGGCTCCTGCGTATCCTCGGTTGTGTTTAGCGCGGCTGCCCCTGTGGCGGCCAGGCGGGTTGCCATGTCGCATATTCTCCTGAATGTACTGGGTGTTATTGTTTTTTTCCCGCTGACCCATTGGCTTATCAGCGCCGCCGGCCTGTTTACAGATGATTTCAGCGGCCAGGTTGCTGTTATTCACACCCTGTTTAATATTATTTCCTCCCTGATGATATTACCGGTATTCAATCAGTTCGCTAAGTTAATCTGTTTGCTGATACCCGGGCGGTAG
- the pxpB gene encoding 5-oxoprolinase subunit PxpB — MQQTIGACPASVSIVPFGETAVTLAFGQGIHPELHRQVKAVSHYLDNNPFPGLVEYVAAFASVTVFYDPVRLDGDTVAARLQAIVSQLEQEPPGTPRVVEIPVCYGGEFGPDLGFVAQHNSLTVDAVIELHSGGRYLVYMLGFAPGFPYLGGMPEQIAAPRRESPRPAIPAGSVGIAGLQTGVYPITTPGGWQLIGRTPLDLFCPAADPPTLLCAGDLIRFRPICPQEYRQLKGAGQ; from the coding sequence TTGCAACAAACCATAGGTGCCTGCCCGGCGTCTGTCAGCATCGTGCCGTTTGGCGAAACGGCCGTTACGCTGGCCTTCGGCCAGGGGATTCATCCGGAACTGCACCGGCAGGTAAAGGCAGTAAGCCACTATCTTGACAATAATCCTTTTCCGGGGCTGGTGGAATATGTGGCAGCGTTCGCCAGTGTTACCGTCTTTTATGATCCCGTCCGGCTTGACGGCGATACGGTTGCCGCCCGCCTGCAGGCGATTGTGAGTCAGCTGGAGCAGGAACCGCCCGGTACGCCCCGGGTGGTAGAGATACCTGTCTGTTACGGCGGGGAATTCGGTCCTGACCTGGGGTTTGTGGCCCAACACAACAGCCTCACGGTTGATGCGGTTATTGAGCTGCATAGCGGCGGCCGGTATCTTGTGTACATGCTGGGGTTTGCGCCCGGGTTTCCCTATCTGGGCGGCATGCCGGAACAGATTGCCGCCCCGCGCCGCGAGTCGCCCCGTCCGGCCATTCCGGCCGGATCTGTTGGCATAGCCGGGCTGCAGACCGGTGTGTATCCGATCACAACCCCGGGCGGCTGGCAGCTGATTGGCCGCACCCCCTTAGACCTGTTTTGTCCCGCCGCCGACCCGCCGACCCTGCTCTGCGCCGGTGACCTGATCCGGTTCCGGCCAATTTGTCCGCAGGAATACCGGCAATTAAAGGGGGCAGGCCAATGA
- a CDS encoding type III polyketide synthase encodes MHVGVPQVLAVGTAVPPYCLRQEDIKGFVATLFRDSLHNLDRLLPVFENSLIAVRHLSQPLEWYAQPHTFAEANRIYEQAALELAEQAASQAIERAGVGAADIGMIIFVSSTGIATPTLDARLIQSLGLPPNTCRLPVWGLGCAGGVTGIARAAQFCYSLKGKAVLLVTVELCSLTFQRGDYSKANLVGTSLFADGAAAAVIAPGGYGPAIIDSYSTLFPDTEDIMGWDVVDGGLQVRFSRDIPSIIRRYLPELAGTMCGSNGIAADDVVHYVVHPGGAKVLGAYAESLALSADKLRNAYTVLAGYGNMSSASVLFVLERFMATVKPVDRYGLMLALGPGFSAEQVLFRW; translated from the coding sequence ATGCATGTGGGAGTTCCGCAAGTGTTAGCGGTGGGAACAGCAGTACCGCCTTATTGTCTGCGGCAAGAGGATATTAAAGGTTTTGTGGCCACCCTGTTTCGCGACAGCCTGCACAATCTGGACCGGCTGCTGCCGGTGTTTGAGAACAGTCTGATTGCTGTCAGGCATTTATCCCAGCCCCTGGAATGGTACGCGCAGCCACATACCTTTGCCGAAGCCAACCGGATCTATGAGCAGGCGGCCCTGGAACTGGCAGAACAGGCAGCGAGCCAGGCGATTGAGCGGGCCGGTGTAGGGGCGGCTGATATCGGTATGATTATTTTTGTTTCCTCAACCGGTATTGCCACCCCCACCCTGGATGCCCGGCTGATCCAAAGCTTAGGCTTGCCGCCCAATACCTGCCGGCTGCCGGTCTGGGGGCTGGGCTGTGCCGGGGGCGTGACCGGCATTGCCAGGGCCGCTCAGTTTTGCTATTCTCTTAAAGGCAAGGCCGTGTTACTCGTGACTGTTGAATTATGCAGTTTAACCTTCCAGCGCGGCGATTATTCGAAGGCTAACCTGGTGGGGACAAGTCTGTTTGCCGATGGCGCCGCCGCTGCCGTCATTGCCCCGGGCGGCTACGGCCCGGCCATTATCGACAGCTATAGCACCTTGTTCCCTGATACGGAGGATATTATGGGCTGGGATGTTGTCGACGGCGGGCTGCAGGTACGGTTCTCGCGGGATATACCCAGTATTATTCGCCGGTATTTGCCGGAGCTGGCAGGCACCATGTGCGGCAGCAACGGGATTGCCGCCGACGACGTGGTCCATTATGTGGTACATCCCGGCGGCGCAAAAGTACTGGGCGCTTATGCGGAAAGCCTTGCTTTATCGGCCGATAAGCTCAGGAACGCTTATACTGTACTGGCAGGCTATGGCAATATGTCAAGCGCGTCGGTGCTGTTTGTCCTGGAACGGTTTATGGCAACCGTCAAGCCGGTTGACCGGTATGGACTGATGCTGGCTTTGGGACCGGGATTCAGCGCTGAGCAGGTGTTGTTCCGGTGGTAG
- a CDS encoding biotin-dependent carboxyltransferase family protein: MSITVLRPGLLTTVQDLGRYGYQRYGVIVSGAMDACSLRVANLLVGNDETEAGLEITLLGPVLRFEGDMLAAVTGGDLSPTIGDTPVPLGRPVYIKQGSVLKFGRCRSGCRAYLAVAGGYQVAGVMGSKSTYLRAGIGGYQGRALQTGDVLAVNPPPPLALPISRQLSCRAAPGPVGYPPWYAGGERQGPDAEPVTVRVMRGSQFEEFTAESKAELRDSVFTVTPQSDRMGYRLAGPPLLLKEPLEMVSEAVALGTIQVPPDGKPIILLADRQTTGGYPKIGQVAQVDIARIAQIKPGGQIRFREITVHEAARLYREREQAIAALRTAIGLKMKV, translated from the coding sequence ATGAGCATTACTGTTCTGCGCCCCGGGCTGCTTACCACTGTGCAGGATTTGGGGCGATACGGCTATCAGCGCTATGGGGTCATTGTCAGTGGCGCCATGGATGCCTGCTCGCTGCGGGTGGCTAATCTGTTAGTCGGCAATGACGAGACCGAAGCAGGGTTGGAAATAACCCTGCTGGGGCCGGTCCTCCGGTTTGAAGGCGATATGCTGGCGGCCGTCACCGGCGGGGACTTGTCGCCCACCATCGGCGACACACCCGTGCCGCTGGGGCGGCCCGTATATATTAAACAAGGCAGTGTTTTAAAATTTGGCCGCTGCCGGTCAGGCTGCCGGGCTTATCTGGCCGTGGCCGGCGGTTATCAGGTTGCCGGCGTAATGGGCAGCAAGAGCACCTACCTGCGGGCCGGCATCGGCGGCTATCAGGGCCGGGCGCTGCAGACCGGCGATGTGCTGGCGGTTAATCCGCCGCCGCCGCTTGCGCTCCCTATCAGCCGGCAGCTGTCCTGCCGGGCAGCCCCCGGGCCGGTAGGTTATCCGCCCTGGTATGCCGGCGGGGAACGGCAGGGGCCCGATGCCGAGCCGGTGACGGTGCGGGTCATGCGCGGCAGCCAGTTTGAGGAGTTTACGGCTGAGAGTAAGGCTGAATTACGGGACAGCGTATTTACCGTTACCCCCCAGTCGGACCGGATGGGCTACCGGTTAGCCGGTCCGCCGCTGCTGCTTAAAGAGCCGCTGGAGATGGTATCGGAAGCGGTAGCCCTGGGGACTATCCAGGTACCGCCGGACGGCAAGCCGATCATATTGCTGGCTGACCGGCAGACAACCGGCGGTTATCCGAAAATCGGCCAGGTTGCCCAGGTCGATATTGCCAGGATCGCTCAGATAAAGCCGGGCGGCCAAATAAGGTTTAGAGAAATTACCGTGCATGAGGCTGCCCGGCTGTACCGGGAACGGGAACAAGCCATTGCCGCCCTGCGGACGGCGATTGGCCTGAAAATGAAAGTTTGA
- the accB gene encoding acetyl-CoA carboxylase biotin carboxyl carrier protein → MLTLAEIMEIIKAINESAITRFELEQGGTRLAIAKDGGGAPVTTTIATAGPAAARPEERPDPDGGAGCHKITAPMIGTFYAAPEPGARPFAEPGQKVSADTVVCVLEVMKLFNEVEAGVEGEIVEVLVRDGELVEYGQPLFVVREEQRS, encoded by the coding sequence ATGCTTACACTTGCTGAAATCATGGAGATTATTAAAGCGATAAACGAATCGGCCATTACCCGCTTTGAACTGGAGCAGGGGGGAACCCGGCTGGCGATTGCCAAAGACGGCGGGGGTGCCCCGGTAACCACCACCATCGCTACGGCCGGCCCGGCCGCAGCCCGGCCGGAGGAGCGGCCGGACCCGGACGGCGGGGCCGGCTGCCATAAGATTACGGCGCCGATGATCGGGACCTTTTACGCCGCGCCGGAGCCGGGGGCCCGGCCCTTTGCCGAACCCGGACAGAAAGTCAGTGCCGATACGGTGGTCTGTGTCCTTGAGGTTATGAAGCTGTTTAATGAGGTTGAGGCCGGCGTCGAGGGGGAGATCGTTGAGGTGCTGGTCAGGGACGGCGAGCTTGTGGAATACGGACAGCCCCTGTTTGTAGTCAGGGAGGAGCAACGCAGCTGA
- a CDS encoding DUF979 domain-containing protein — protein sequence MLISLDHIYYVLGALIAVVALLSFLDKNNPKRLLTGTFWGLYSIVFLFGTMISPVYMGVLVIAMAVIAGFGGVGTGRHEEATLEQRTAKARKLGNWLLMPALLIPAVTVFGTLGLKDFKLGGLQLLEKANLTLVSLGIACVLALVFAMLLTRDKGLQPVRESRRLFDAIGWAAVLPQMLATLGALFAAAGVGEVVAGLVSSAIPVDNRFMVVLAYGVGMALFTMVMGNAFAAFPVMAAGIGLPLIVQMHGGNAAIVASIGMLSGYCGTLMTPMAANFNIVPAALLDLPDKNGVIKAQVPTALILLTVNIFLMYFLVF from the coding sequence ATGCTAATTAGTCTTGATCATATTTATTATGTACTGGGGGCGCTGATTGCGGTTGTAGCCCTGCTTTCCTTTCTGGATAAAAATAATCCCAAGCGTTTGCTGACCGGGACTTTTTGGGGCTTGTATTCGATCGTATTTCTGTTTGGCACTATGATCAGTCCTGTATATATGGGGGTCCTGGTGATTGCTATGGCCGTGATTGCCGGCTTTGGCGGTGTCGGCACCGGCCGGCATGAGGAAGCAACCCTGGAGCAGCGTACGGCCAAGGCCAGGAAATTGGGCAACTGGCTGCTTATGCCGGCGCTGTTAATCCCGGCTGTTACTGTGTTTGGCACCCTGGGCTTGAAGGATTTCAAGCTGGGCGGCCTGCAACTTCTCGAAAAAGCTAATCTTACCCTGGTCAGCCTGGGCATTGCCTGTGTGCTGGCGCTGGTGTTCGCCATGCTCCTCACCCGGGATAAAGGCCTGCAGCCTGTGCGAGAATCGCGCCGCCTGTTTGATGCTATCGGCTGGGCGGCGGTATTGCCGCAGATGCTGGCCACCCTGGGGGCCCTGTTTGCCGCTGCCGGTGTCGGGGAGGTTGTAGCCGGCCTGGTCAGTTCGGCCATTCCGGTTGATAACAGGTTTATGGTTGTCCTGGCTTACGGGGTGGGCATGGCCCTGTTTACCATGGTTATGGGGAATGCCTTTGCCGCCTTTCCGGTGATGGCAGCCGGCATCGGGTTGCCGCTGATTGTCCAGATGCATGGCGGCAATGCGGCGATTGTGGCCTCCATTGGCATGCTGTCCGGTTATTGCGGCACGTTAATGACGCCGATGGCGGCTAATTTCAACATTGTGCCTGCCGCCCTGCTGGATTTGCCTGACAAGAACGGTGTAATCAAGGCCCAGGTGCCAACAGCCCTGATCCTGCTGACCGTCAACATATTTTTAATGTACTTCCTAGTCTTTTGA
- a CDS encoding FMN-binding glutamate synthase family protein, with translation MLLSWMMMKMMDPMADEAMAKTLTEDYPDNPFLMVTVAEKLSPRAIMEAAMRAEAGKELVRPLGSPVVLSPWDKILLNPKQLFQLPYPDYTQVATQTVIGPYAKRPLRLDIPIMITGMSYGGSLSLLMKTALAQGAAMAGTSTNTGESAVVKEERDAARYLVGQYHRGGQLSGREQLEQLDAIEIQLGQGAWGGAVDEPMPAEQIGRHLRKAWQLEAGQSHTVYARMPGKQTPQDYINMVNAMKEQYEVPVGVKIAGTDYIEYELAVIAQTQADYIVVDGSEGGTSASNPTLQDNVGLPTFHTLVRTVDWLEDNHLRDRFSVIAAGGLTTPGHFLKALALGADAVYIGTIALMAAMQAQVVKALPQTPPSQLALYSGRITDKLDVDKAARHLANFLNSCTVEMQLAAQAVGKQALKDLERTDLVTVERDLAEFAGIRYAASHRQVPGAATQPGKYYQPEELPLH, from the coding sequence ATGCTATTAAGCTGGATGATGATGAAAATGATGGACCCCATGGCTGATGAGGCGATGGCGAAAACGCTTACCGAAGATTACCCGGATAACCCGTTTTTAATGGTCACTGTAGCCGAGAAATTATCACCGCGGGCCATCATGGAGGCGGCTATGCGGGCCGAGGCCGGCAAGGAACTGGTCAGACCGCTGGGGAGCCCGGTGGTACTGTCACCCTGGGATAAAATACTGCTTAATCCCAAACAGCTCTTTCAGTTGCCTTATCCTGATTATACCCAGGTGGCTACCCAAACGGTTATTGGCCCCTACGCTAAACGCCCGTTACGGCTAGACATCCCGATTATGATTACCGGCATGTCTTACGGCGGTTCGCTGAGCCTGCTGATGAAAACCGCTCTGGCCCAAGGGGCGGCGATGGCGGGAACCTCAACCAATACCGGTGAATCGGCGGTTGTTAAAGAAGAGCGGGACGCGGCCAGATATCTGGTAGGCCAGTATCACCGGGGCGGCCAGTTAAGCGGCCGGGAACAGCTAGAACAGCTGGATGCGATTGAAATTCAGCTGGGACAGGGGGCCTGGGGCGGGGCTGTCGATGAGCCGATGCCGGCTGAGCAGATCGGGCGGCACCTGCGCAAAGCCTGGCAGCTGGAGGCCGGGCAAAGCCACACGGTCTATGCCAGAATGCCCGGCAAACAAACACCGCAGGATTATATAAATATGGTTAATGCAATGAAAGAGCAGTATGAGGTACCGGTGGGGGTAAAAATTGCCGGCACTGACTATATAGAATATGAACTGGCCGTGATTGCCCAAACCCAGGCCGACTATATTGTAGTTGACGGCTCGGAAGGGGGAACCTCGGCCTCCAACCCGACCCTGCAGGATAATGTCGGCCTGCCGACTTTCCATACCCTGGTGCGCACAGTAGACTGGCTGGAGGATAATCACCTGCGGGACCGCTTCAGTGTGATTGCTGCCGGCGGCCTGACAACGCCCGGCCATTTTCTGAAGGCCCTGGCACTGGGGGCTGACGCCGTCTATATCGGCACAATTGCTTTGATGGCGGCGATGCAGGCCCAGGTGGTTAAAGCCCTGCCCCAGACCCCGCCTTCCCAGCTGGCACTGTATAGCGGCAGGATTACCGATAAGCTTGATGTTGATAAGGCTGCCAGGCATTTGGCGAATTTTCTCAACTCCTGTACTGTGGAAATGCAGCTGGCCGCGCAGGCTGTCGGCAAGCAGGCGTTAAAAGACCTGGAACGCACTGATCTGGTGACTGTGGAGCGGGACCTGGCCGAGTTTGCCGGTATCCGCTATGCTGCCAGCCACCGGCAGGTGCCGGGGGCGGCAACGCAGCCGGGCAAGTATTATCAGCCGGAGGAACTGCCGTTGCATTGA
- a CDS encoding MFS transporter — translation MNWRRNLWTLAFAVMLSGSSYTMVIPFLPLYLLEIGVSPDRVNLWSGFIFSVTFFIAAVMAPYWGRRADQSGRRRMILRAGFSLAAVYLLGAFVRNPADLLAVRVLQGVASGFVPASMAIVAASTPPAKMGFSLGIMQTTLLTGGILGPVIGGTLTHLFGMRLSFVAAAVIIFLGTLMVGALVAEPKHCQVQPESSIRDDLRAAFRNRRLMAVLLLLFAVQAVSMILQPLITLYVVQLQGNAAGVVFTAGIVYSLAGVAGAISAPLWGRLGQRAGFLRILVVAFAGAGLFNLSQFFAGDIYQFAGLQFLYGLFIVGVFPAINTIAVSCSDANSQGRIFGLTTTANQLGSMVGPLLGGGISSWLGIRPVFLVTGGMLLVLGGIVFLAGKTAPARLQSRG, via the coding sequence TTGAATTGGCGCAGGAATCTTTGGACATTAGCCTTTGCAGTCATGCTGTCAGGCTCAAGTTATACGATGGTTATTCCTTTTTTGCCCCTCTATCTGCTGGAGATCGGGGTAAGCCCCGACCGGGTGAATCTCTGGTCCGGCTTTATATTTTCCGTTACTTTTTTCATTGCCGCCGTCATGGCCCCCTACTGGGGGCGCCGTGCCGACCAAAGCGGCCGGCGGCGGATGATCCTGCGGGCCGGGTTTAGCCTGGCCGCTGTTTATCTGCTGGGGGCCTTTGTCAGAAACCCGGCCGACCTGCTTGCTGTCAGGGTCCTGCAGGGGGTAGCCAGTGGTTTTGTTCCAGCTTCAATGGCGATTGTGGCGGCCTCCACCCCGCCCGCTAAAATGGGCTTCAGCCTGGGGATCATGCAAACCACCCTGCTGACCGGCGGAATATTAGGGCCGGTCATCGGCGGCACCCTGACCCATTTGTTTGGGATGCGGCTGTCCTTTGTGGCGGCAGCCGTTATCATTTTTCTGGGGACCCTGATGGTAGGGGCCCTGGTGGCTGAGCCGAAACACTGTCAGGTCCAGCCGGAAAGCAGTATCAGGGACGATCTGCGGGCTGCTTTCCGCAACCGGCGGCTGATGGCTGTGCTGCTGCTGCTGTTTGCAGTGCAGGCGGTAAGTATGATCCTGCAGCCGCTGATCACGTTGTATGTTGTCCAATTGCAGGGGAATGCTGCGGGGGTTGTATTTACCGCCGGTATTGTCTATAGTCTGGCCGGGGTGGCCGGCGCGATCTCCGCCCCGCTGTGGGGGCGGCTGGGGCAGCGGGCCGGTTTCCTCAGAATACTGGTAGTTGCTTTTGCGGGCGCCGGCCTTTTTAATCTCAGCCAGTTTTTTGCCGGTGATATTTATCAGTTCGCCGGCCTGCAATTTCTCTATGGGTTATTTATCGTCGGTGTGTTTCCGGCGATTAATACGATTGCCGTGTCCTGCAGTGATGCCAATTCGCAGGGGCGGATCTTCGGCCTGACAACGACAGCCAATCAACTGGGCAGCATGGTCGGGCCGCTGCTGGGCGGAGGCATCAGCTCCTGGCTGGGCATCAGACCGGTATTTCTTGTTACCGGCGGTATGCTGCTGGTACTGGGCGGTATTGTGTTTCTGGCCGGGAAAACGGCCCCCGCCAGGTTGCAGTCCCGGGGTTAA
- a CDS encoding ECF transporter S component → MGLGKSEALRTTGRFGVRQIAVVGMLSAISIILGLSGYGFIPLPTAKATIMQIPVIIGAILEGPAVGAMIGLLFGLFSIVQSLMAPNILSFAFINPLVSVLPRVLIGITAYYAYKWTRSKHEGVRIGTGALIGSLTNTFGVLTMIYVLYAAQFAEVRGIDLATTAKVIYGIALVNGVPEAIIATAITVPIVTAIKKRYKN, encoded by the coding sequence ATGGGATTGGGAAAATCAGAAGCGTTACGTACTACTGGCAGATTTGGGGTGCGGCAGATTGCCGTTGTCGGCATGTTGTCGGCAATATCGATTATCTTGGGGCTTTCCGGGTATGGGTTTATTCCGCTGCCGACAGCCAAGGCGACAATAATGCAGATCCCGGTTATTATCGGGGCCATATTGGAAGGGCCGGCGGTCGGGGCGATGATCGGGCTGCTGTTCGGGCTGTTCAGCATTGTCCAAAGCCTGATGGCCCCGAACATTCTGTCGTTTGCCTTTATTAATCCCCTGGTGTCCGTATTGCCAAGGGTGCTTATCGGTATTACCGCCTATTATGCATACAAATGGACCAGAAGCAAGCATGAAGGGGTGCGGATCGGGACCGGAGCCCTGATCGGTTCTCTGACCAATACGTTTGGTGTGCTGACGATGATTTATGTTTTATATGCCGCTCAGTTTGCCGAGGTGAGGGGAATTGACCTGGCCACCACCGCCAAGGTCATTTACGGTATTGCTTTGGTGAACGGGGTGCCGGAGGCGATTATTGCCACCGCGATCACGGTGCCGATTGTGACGGCGATTAAGAAACGGTACAAAAATTAA
- the accC gene encoding acetyl-CoA carboxylase biotin carboxylase subunit encodes MFKKILIANRGEIAVRIIRACRELGIATVAVYSAADRQALHVQQADEAYCIGPAAAKDSYLNIAALMSVAAATQADAIHPGYGFLAENADFADICAAGGLVFIGPAAAAIRSMGDKAVARQTMQQAGVPVVPGTEGVIADVETAVTVAAAIGYPVIVKATAGGGGKGMRVAGDEAALRKAVRQAQKEAELAFGNADVYLEKFLEEPRHIEFQVMADQYGQIIQLGERDCSIQRRHQKLVEESPSPALSPALRQQMGQAAVAAARAVNYQGAGTVEFLLDKHGRFYFMEMNTRIQVEHPVTELVTGLDLIKEQIAVAAGKPLSVAQDGVQSRGWALECRINAENPAENFRPSPGVIDQYLPPGGFGVRIDSAAYAGWEITPYYDSMIAKVIVWGRTRPEALARMQRALAEFVIAGIETTIPFHQQLLADEVFVSGDFNTGFLDSRQLSGDVGQQILLKTE; translated from the coding sequence ATGTTTAAAAAAATACTGATAGCCAACCGGGGCGAGATTGCCGTCAGAATTATCAGGGCCTGCCGGGAGCTGGGAATTGCCACGGTTGCTGTTTATTCAGCCGCAGACCGTCAGGCCCTGCATGTGCAGCAGGCCGATGAAGCCTATTGCATTGGCCCGGCCGCGGCCAAAGACAGTTATCTCAATATCGCCGCCCTGATGAGTGTGGCCGCGGCGACCCAGGCCGACGCCATTCATCCCGGCTATGGTTTTCTGGCGGAAAACGCGGATTTTGCCGACATCTGCGCGGCCGGCGGCCTGGTGTTTATCGGCCCGGCCGCTGCCGCTATCCGGTCTATGGGCGATAAGGCGGTGGCCAGACAGACTATGCAGCAGGCCGGTGTGCCGGTTGTCCCCGGCACAGAAGGCGTGATTGCCGACGTTGAGACAGCCGTAACCGTAGCCGCTGCCATTGGTTACCCCGTTATTGTCAAGGCGACGGCCGGCGGCGGCGGTAAAGGCATGCGGGTTGCCGGCGATGAAGCGGCCTTGCGCAAGGCGGTCCGCCAGGCGCAGAAAGAAGCGGAGCTGGCCTTCGGCAACGCCGATGTTTATCTGGAAAAGTTTCTGGAAGAGCCCCGGCATATCGAGTTTCAGGTGATGGCCGACCAATACGGCCAGATAATCCAGTTGGGGGAACGGGATTGCTCCATTCAGCGCCGCCACCAAAAGCTGGTCGAAGAATCGCCGTCGCCGGCGCTTAGTCCGGCGCTCAGGCAGCAAATGGGGCAGGCGGCGGTAGCGGCCGCCCGGGCTGTTAACTATCAGGGGGCGGGTACGGTGGAATTTCTCCTTGATAAGCATGGCCGGTTTTATTTTATGGAGATGAATACCCGCATCCAGGTTGAGCATCCTGTCACTGAGCTGGTGACCGGGCTGGATTTAATCAAAGAGCAAATTGCCGTAGCCGCCGGCAAGCCCCTCTCCGTCGCCCAGGACGGGGTGCAGAGCCGCGGCTGGGCGCTGGAGTGCCGGATTAATGCCGAGAATCCCGCTGAAAATTTTCGGCCGTCACCGGGGGTTATTGACCAATATCTGCCGCCAGGCGGGTTTGGCGTCCGGATTGACAGTGCTGCCTATGCCGGCTGGGAAATTACTCCCTATTATGATTCCATGATCGCCAAGGTCATTGTCTGGGGCCGGACCCGGCCGGAAGCCCTGGCGCGGATGCAGCGGGCTTTAGCTGAGTTTGTCATAGCGGGGATCGAGACAACCATCCCGTTTCACCAACAGCTGCTGGCCGACGAAGTGTTTGTAAGCGGGGATTTTAATACCGGTTTTTTGGACAGCCGTCAGCTCTCTGGTGATGTGGGCCAACAAATCCTTTTAAAAACGGAATAA